CGGTGTTCGTGATATTTCGGATAACGGCCCTGTAAGTTCCTCTTAGTTCCTGGTTCAATTGTAGATCGAATAGTAAAATTTCGCCCACGGCAAAACTTCTGGAGAAAAATATAGATTGAGGGTGGAAAAATCCAAGCCCGCTCCTGCTTATATCTTCCGCCATACATCTTTCCTTAGATTCTTGGAAGAATCCGGAAGAGATCACATCCCTAGAGATGGCCGCGGCAAATAATGTGATCTTATTATAATCTTCCGTATCCATAGGTCTGTCGGAAAGTACCTGCACATAACCTAGAGGAGTATAATTTTTATAACGGATCAGGACCGAAATTTCGGAAACAAATCTGGATTCTATCTTATTCAATGCCAGAAGTTTTAGATATTCTTCGATCGGAACGAAATTTTGTCCCGCTCCGCCTGAACTTCTTTCCAAACGATTGGTGACAAAGATGGATTGTTCGAAGTTATACATGATCCTAAGACGGTTATCCATCCGATCCGAAAAATAGATCAAAGAATCGGGATAGGTCTCCTTCATCTTTTTGGAATGTTTCTGAAGAATACCTTCCACTATTTTATCAATAAAACCTAATGAACGTCTTAAGTGAAGTTGGTTGATGATATTGGTAAGAACGATAGGCTCACCGCCTCCCCCCTCCAGGTCCACCCTGCCTTGGGCACGTTTTGCTTCGCTGACTTTTACGGCTTGGATCCGAAGTAATTCCAAACCGTTGCCCTCATTTCTTTGGACAACGGTAAAAACTCCGTGGAAAAAATGATTATTATGAGTGAGAAATAAGATCCTTGTCTTCTCTCCATCCGATTTTCCGGGCAGAGAAGCAAGCAGATAGACACCATCTTTGAGACCTACGATCTTTGCGGGATAGGATCTGCCTTTAATTTCCACAGAAACAGGCAGTCTCGCAAACAATGTTTGGAGGATTTTAGTCAGAGCCTCTGTTTCTTTGACTGTCCTATCCAAACTTTCCTCCTAAAGGATCGTCTACCCTTTAACAAGGAATCCGAGTTTAACGGCTCCCTCGTTTAGGGAAAGGAAATTACTGATTCCAAGGAATTTTCCGGGTCATTCTTTTTGCATTATATTCTACTAATACGTTGTGGGGATGCCCTGGAAACCTTTTGTGGAATTGTATCAAAAGCCGGGCAAAAAGAAAATCGAAGGTTGAATTTAAGAAGAAGTTTCCTCTTTTTTTCTGAAAATAAATTCTTTCCTAATCTCTCCAATTTTGGAAACCCCGACGGTATTCATTGCCTGTGCCAAACCTTCTGTGTATTGGCCCACCAAAAATCTAACCCCAGCCACTCCTCCACCCACTGCGGAAATCGCCATCGGTCTTCCGATTAGAACATTGTTTGCGCCTAATGCATGCATTTTGAAAACATCCGCCCCACTTCTCACCCCTCCGTCCACAGAGATCGGAAAATCAGGACCCAATGCCTCTCGGATCATGGGAAGGACTCTTGCAGTCCCGGGCATATCGTCCAAAACCCTGCCTCCATGATTGGAGACAACGATTGCGTCCGCTCCTGCTTCTTTTGCGAGGATTGCATCTTCCGGACTCATCACACCTTTTAAGATAAAAGGAAGTTTTGTAT
The nucleotide sequence above comes from Leptospira dzoumogneensis. Encoded proteins:
- a CDS encoding PilZ domain-containing protein, whose translation is MDRTVKETEALTKILQTLFARLPVSVEIKGRSYPAKIVGLKDGVYLLASLPGKSDGEKTRILFLTHNNHFFHGVFTVVQRNEGNGLELLRIQAVKVSEAKRAQGRVDLEGGGGEPIVLTNIINQLHLRRSLGFIDKIVEGILQKHSKKMKETYPDSLIYFSDRMDNRLRIMYNFEQSIFVTNRLERSSGGAGQNFVPIEEYLKLLALNKIESRFVSEISVLIRYKNYTPLGYVQVLSDRPMDTEDYNKITLFAAAISRDVISSGFFQESKERCMAEDISRSGLGFFHPQSIFFSRSFAVGEILLFDLQLNQELRGTYRAVIRNITNTDKMFRIGLQFFNLNSKEEEMLNQFVDSRLGPGEGSQAPESDVQGSGPPSEEGGGAAEGSSSEMETVSEEVPDMGFEGEEESV